A segment of the Rhizobium sp. ZPR4 genome:
GTCGAAGGCGCCACGAACCTCGATCATGCCATAGCGAGCGACGGGGAAGGTGGCGGCAATGCGGATCGCTTCCCCCATGTCACGGGCCTCGATCAGCACGAAGCCGCCGAGATGCTCCTTGATCTCCGCGAAGGGACCGTCGGTAACGGCGGTTTCGCCCCGGCGCACCCGGACGGTTTTTGCCGTCTGAGGCTCGCGCAGAGCGTTGGCGACGATGAGATGGCCGCTGTCGCGCAGCCGGTTGTCGTTGTCGATCGAATCCTGCGTCAGCTTTCGCCCTTCCTCTTCGGAAATCTTGGCGATTTCTGCGCTCTCGAACCACACTTGGCAAAGGAACTTCATCGTCGCCTCCTCAAACGTCCGGGCCGAAGGAATAGATCGGTCGCACCTCGATGGCGCCGAGTTTGGCGAGCGGGATGCCGGCGGCAATCCGGATCGCATCGTTCAGGTCCTTCGCCTCGATCAGGATGAAACCGCCAAGATACTCCTTGGTTTC
Coding sequences within it:
- a CDS encoding YciI family protein, with protein sequence MKFLCQVWFESAEIAKISEEEGRKLTQDSIDNDNRLRDSGHLIVANALREPQTAKTVRVRRGETAVTDGPFAEIKEHLGGFVLIEARDMGEAIRIAATFPVARYGMIEVRGAFDIRFPNE